The genomic region GGTTGTTGGATTTTCATTATTGATGTAAGAACTTAAATAGAATCACATGCCAATAATTATATGTAACAATTGGTATcttgcattttcttttggaTGCATTGTAAAGGTaattgcaaaaaaataaaacctaagttccaataaataaataatgaaacttGTACCATTTTTAAGAATggtattaaatatcaaatcttatttatcaatattagttGGGTGGATATTTTCGTATATCCGATTCGACCGAACTCTAATAGAACGAGTTTAGgtaattgtaaaataatttggGACgagtttgaaattgaattctaATATACTCGTGTCGATTTCAGATGTGAACCCTCCTATACCCGCTTCCTAACAcaattatttaaatgaatataagTATAGATTACTTGAATCCGGTACTCTATcctatttaaaattatgtagtttagatttagtttttctgttagtatattttaaaatttaattattataaatgagTATATTAGAGCATTATAGGCCAACCTGTCATGCCCGAGAAAGATAAAGTTGACTAAGTTTGTATCCACAACAATAGAAAGTCTAAGAGATCGTCTCATGGACGCACCTTAGTTAGAGAGTCTGACCCGACCTAAAACTCTTGAGACAACAAAGAGAATAAGTCTTATTATATCTAACCCGACCTATATTTGCAGAGTTTTACACTACACCATATTTTTAGATACATGCTACTTTACACCTCAATATACTTAAGTCACCCTTTCGTAAATTACTGACTTAATTATCGGAGTAAGTGGCTGGACAATCCCGTCCGTCGCTTTCTAACCATCTTTACAGGTACTCTCGAGATCGAATCAACCTTTGAAGATACTATTGATAGCTCAATCCTTGACCGAGTTATCAAGTACCCATTTAATTATtcgaatatttatataaatggaTATTTAACGGGTAAGGTAACTGCTAcctatttaaatatctatataatttatttaattgttatatacttttattaaattcgaataatatatatgttgatTCTTGTTTGGATATAGaatgaatttatataacaaatataattttttaaataattttaaaaaaaattcagataATTTTAATCGAGCTCGAGTTTGGTATTCTTATCCTAGCTGTTCCCATTGcttctaaaagaaatatagaattagtttgcaaataaaaaataacaattgattgattttttttttcaattcgGATATTTACCGTATAAACGAAAAAagatacaataaataaaatagctTCAGAGTTCAGCAAAGCCACAGTTAATGAGCAGTTTAGCACAAGAATTACCAAATATGAGCAACCGTTGAAGAAACGTTACGTCGTACGTAAAGGGCATATGTGCAAAATTCCTTTTTTAACCTTCCTCCTTTATTATGTTTgcagaaattaattaacttaccagaaacaaaaaaaatgcCGTTTTTTTCAAAACTTTGACAAAGGAACCCATTCCACTATGACCGTCGACTGGATCGTCGATCTGAATATGCGAATCCGTAATAAAagtaattcaaataaaaacacaaaccAAAAGAAACTAGCCGTTACGGCTCACAAATTCAAATGCACAAGACTAAGTTACCCGTTTGTTTTTTCATTAAAGAGGAAGAGAAAcaaatctcttcttcttcgtcCTCATACCTGCAAAATCAGTAGAAGCCATTCTCTCTCAacactcctctctctctctcggaTACTGCATTGTTCTTATCCTGAGATTTCTGTGAGTATTGTTGttgtttattgaatttatttccTTAATATCGAAGCTCATGATCTTTCCTTATGTATACTGGAAAAGATTAAACTTACCAAGTGATTTATCTTCTGTTTCTTCCTTTCCCTTCTTAGATTTCCTTGCGATTGAATTATGGTTGGttgatttctttatttgagACGATTGCTTAATCTGGACCTGGTACTGCTTATCGAAATTGTAGATACTTGATTTttagttttcctt from Ricinus communis isolate WT05 ecotype wild-type chromosome 9, ASM1957865v1, whole genome shotgun sequence harbors:
- the LOC107261935 gene encoding uncharacterized protein LOC107261935 encodes the protein MTVDWIVDLNMRIRNKSNSNKNTNQKKLAVTAHKFKCTRLSYPFVFSLKRKRNKSLLLRPHTCKISRSHSLSTLLSLSRILHCSYPEISMKREIKELRRQRDFAQSQVDELQKKLQEDQRLQAHWNQHHVHRSNLEL